One window from the genome of Rufibacter tibetensis encodes:
- a CDS encoding DEAD/DEAH box helicase: MKVYTTQPFQVIYSLFEHEYLGYLFESFVVQVNSKRQLTLQHQNISIKNAEEFASRLNETDFALIELMDQIQQDAVFKKFAVKKTTLADFFFKTYDPAKGDKLLQETIDHYVQSRMSKILDLLQDKMVFVMGKDGEPTWKRLNMATEKATVLFHFRRNDDNTHYFPTIKYKGEKLEFQYQDAVLVCKEPAWLLLNDCLYSFEKQVDGKKLQPFLNKKFIVVPRNVEESYYQKFVAPLVEQFDVYAKGFDIKSERYTPQPQLQFSELAVAEPSPALFATAGEDDEEEEIRNSSEDDKIVFQLSFKYGTYTVGTQEAKKISVSVEKTPDSYIFHRLHRDVEQETSFLKELSSRGMDIRNGKAVMDRPKAFGWLNSYAKTLEEMGFTLKQSQSDKNYFIGETSVNVGINETNDWFDIYGTVRFGPYEIPFIKLRNHILTKRREYKLPNGQIAIIPEEWFTQYLELFAFSEGDDELKLRKHHLSLVSDLQNGNLAHVTMSRKLEKLREFEAVEDQPLPVGFKGELRPYQKAGYNWLHFVQDYHFGGCLADDMGLGKTVQTLAMLQHRKENGAQTASLLVMPTSLVYNWLAEAQKFTPQLRILTYTGTYRNKSVAQFKHYDLILTSYGIVRLDHEILKKYMFDYVILDESQAIKNPNSNTSISIRELKSKHRLILTGTPVENSTLDLWSQMSFINPGLLGTQNFFKKEFLRPIEKLKDEHKTRRLHALIKPFILRRHKSQVAKELPEKIEHVTFCKMTEEQEHAYEETKSYYRNKILKNIEEQGAAKSQFMLLQGLMKLRQIANHPRMADPAYEAESGKLGEVLRLTRNVVSEGHKVLIFSQFVKHLDIVREALDERKIKYAYLDGSTKDRQAQVTNFQNDPKLPVFLISLKAGGVGLNLTAADYVFILDPWWNPAVEAQAVDRAHRIGQQNTVFTYKFITKNSVEEKILALQDKKLQMVSDLISTDEAVIKRLTKEDIESLLS; encoded by the coding sequence ATGAAAGTATACACTACACAGCCTTTTCAAGTCATTTATTCGCTCTTTGAGCATGAATACTTAGGCTATTTGTTTGAGTCTTTTGTGGTGCAGGTGAACTCCAAACGTCAACTTACGCTCCAGCACCAGAACATCTCCATCAAGAACGCTGAAGAGTTTGCCTCCCGCCTGAACGAAACGGACTTTGCCCTTATTGAGCTCATGGACCAGATCCAGCAGGATGCAGTGTTCAAGAAGTTCGCGGTAAAGAAGACCACCCTCGCTGATTTTTTCTTCAAGACCTATGACCCGGCCAAAGGCGATAAGCTTTTGCAGGAAACCATAGACCATTATGTACAGAGCCGCATGTCTAAGATCCTGGACCTGCTGCAAGACAAGATGGTGTTTGTGATGGGCAAAGACGGCGAACCCACCTGGAAGCGCCTGAACATGGCCACTGAAAAAGCTACGGTGCTCTTCCACTTCCGGCGGAACGATGACAATACCCATTACTTCCCCACCATCAAGTACAAAGGCGAGAAGCTGGAGTTCCAGTACCAGGATGCGGTGTTGGTCTGCAAAGAGCCGGCCTGGCTTCTCCTCAATGACTGCCTGTACAGCTTTGAGAAACAGGTAGACGGCAAAAAACTGCAACCTTTCCTGAACAAGAAGTTCATTGTGGTGCCGCGCAACGTAGAGGAAAGCTATTACCAAAAATTTGTAGCCCCGCTGGTAGAACAGTTTGATGTGTACGCCAAAGGGTTTGATATTAAGTCTGAGCGGTACACCCCTCAGCCGCAACTGCAGTTCTCAGAATTGGCCGTGGCCGAGCCCTCGCCCGCGTTGTTTGCCACTGCCGGGGAAGACGACGAGGAAGAAGAGATCAGAAACTCTTCAGAGGATGATAAGATTGTCTTCCAGCTCAGTTTCAAGTACGGCACCTATACGGTGGGCACGCAGGAAGCAAAGAAGATCAGCGTAAGCGTGGAGAAAACTCCTGACTCTTACATCTTCCATAGGCTGCACCGCGATGTGGAGCAGGAAACCTCTTTTCTTAAGGAGCTTTCCAGCCGAGGTATGGACATCAGAAACGGCAAGGCCGTGATGGATAGGCCAAAGGCTTTTGGCTGGTTGAACAGCTATGCCAAGACTTTAGAGGAGATGGGCTTTACCCTGAAGCAAAGCCAGTCAGACAAAAACTACTTTATAGGAGAGACCTCGGTCAACGTAGGCATCAACGAAACCAACGACTGGTTTGACATCTACGGAACCGTTCGGTTTGGGCCATATGAGATTCCATTCATCAAACTCAGGAACCATATTCTCACCAAACGCCGCGAGTACAAGTTGCCCAATGGTCAGATTGCTATCATTCCTGAGGAATGGTTTACGCAGTACCTGGAGTTATTTGCATTCTCTGAAGGCGATGACGAGCTGAAGCTGCGCAAGCACCACCTTTCTTTGGTAAGTGATCTGCAGAACGGTAACCTGGCACATGTCACCATGAGCCGCAAACTGGAGAAACTCCGTGAGTTTGAAGCTGTGGAAGACCAACCGTTGCCTGTAGGTTTTAAAGGTGAACTGCGGCCGTACCAAAAGGCGGGGTATAACTGGCTACATTTTGTGCAGGACTATCACTTTGGTGGTTGCCTGGCAGATGACATGGGTTTGGGGAAAACCGTCCAGACGTTGGCCATGCTGCAACACAGAAAAGAGAATGGCGCCCAGACGGCTTCGCTGCTGGTCATGCCTACTTCCCTGGTGTATAACTGGCTGGCCGAGGCGCAGAAGTTCACGCCCCAGCTACGCATTCTCACCTACACGGGCACGTACCGAAACAAAAGCGTGGCGCAGTTCAAGCACTATGATCTCATTCTCACGTCTTACGGCATTGTGCGCTTGGACCACGAGATCCTGAAGAAGTACATGTTTGACTACGTGATTCTGGATGAGAGCCAAGCCATCAAGAACCCTAACTCCAACACGTCCATCAGCATACGGGAGTTGAAGTCTAAACACCGGCTTATCTTAACAGGTACGCCCGTAGAAAACAGCACCCTGGACTTGTGGAGCCAAATGTCGTTTATCAACCCCGGTTTGCTGGGAACCCAGAACTTCTTCAAGAAGGAATTCCTGCGCCCCATTGAGAAACTGAAGGACGAGCATAAAACCAGACGCCTGCATGCCCTCATTAAGCCGTTCATTCTGCGCCGCCACAAAAGCCAGGTAGCCAAAGAACTGCCTGAGAAGATTGAGCACGTTACCTTCTGCAAGATGACGGAGGAGCAGGAGCACGCCTACGAGGAAACAAAGTCATATTACCGCAACAAGATCCTGAAGAACATTGAGGAGCAGGGCGCGGCCAAGTCGCAGTTCATGCTCTTGCAGGGCCTCATGAAGTTACGCCAGATCGCGAACCATCCGCGCATGGCAGATCCGGCCTATGAAGCTGAATCTGGGAAATTAGGTGAAGTGCTGCGCCTTACCAGAAACGTGGTCAGCGAAGGGCATAAGGTTTTAATTTTCAGCCAATTCGTAAAGCACCTGGACATTGTTCGGGAGGCGCTGGATGAGCGCAAGATCAAATACGCCTACTTAGACGGCTCTACCAAAGACCGTCAGGCACAGGTAACCAATTTCCAGAACGACCCTAAACTGCCTGTCTTCCTGATCTCTCTCAAAGCCGGGGGCGTAGGTCTCAACCTCACTGCCGCTGACTACGTGTTCATTCTGGACCCTTGGTGGAACCCCGCTGTGGAAGCTCAGGCCGTTGACCGGGCGCACCGCATAGGCCAGCAGAACACCGTCTTCACCTACAAGTTCATCACCAAAAACAGCGTGGAAGAAAAGATCCTGGCCCTACAGGACAAAAAACTTCAGATGGTCTCAGACCTCATCTCCACTGATGAAGCCGTCATCAAGCGCCTCACCAAAGAGGATATTGAAAGCTTGTTGAGTTAG
- a CDS encoding class I SAM-dependent methyltransferase translates to MQYDPIKRVLGEAFNKTPFLRKLFYNLLDLLLLRTWHIHKELRAWAKNKRQQPIQILDAGSGFGQYSYYLSGMSPKWRILAVDVKDEQIADCANFFQKIKRHNVMFRKEDLVTYQEPQAFDLVLSVDVMEHILEDVEVFKNFHASMRPGGMLLISTPSDQGGSDVHGDEESSFIEEHVRDGYNIQEIQLKLKSAGFSRTEAHYSYGAPGKISWRLSMKYPILMLGTTKLFFLVLPFYYLIVYPFCLLLNWLDTNGKHETGTGLIVKAWK, encoded by the coding sequence ATGCAGTACGATCCAATTAAACGCGTTCTGGGCGAGGCGTTCAACAAAACACCTTTTCTACGCAAGCTTTTTTACAACCTCTTAGACCTGCTTCTGCTGCGTACGTGGCACATTCACAAGGAATTACGGGCCTGGGCTAAAAACAAACGACAACAACCTATCCAAATTCTGGACGCTGGTTCTGGCTTTGGACAGTACAGCTACTATCTCTCTGGCATGAGTCCCAAATGGCGCATTCTGGCCGTAGACGTGAAAGACGAACAGATTGCTGACTGCGCTAATTTCTTCCAGAAGATCAAGCGGCACAACGTCATGTTCCGGAAAGAGGATTTGGTAACTTACCAAGAACCTCAGGCTTTTGATCTGGTACTCTCGGTAGACGTGATGGAGCATATTCTGGAAGATGTAGAGGTTTTCAAAAACTTCCACGCTTCCATGCGCCCGGGAGGCATGTTACTGATCTCTACCCCTTCAGACCAGGGTGGTTCAGATGTGCACGGCGATGAAGAAAGCTCTTTCATTGAGGAGCACGTGCGTGACGGTTACAACATTCAGGAAATACAGCTAAAGCTGAAAAGCGCAGGATTCAGCCGCACAGAAGCCCATTATTCTTACGGAGCACCCGGTAAAATCTCCTGGAGGCTGAGCATGAAGTACCCCATTTTAATGCTGGGCACCACCAAGCTGTTCTTCCTTGTTCTGCCTTTTTACTACCTTATTGTGTACCCTTTCTGTCTTCTGCTGAACTGGCTGGACACTAACGGGAAACATGAGACCGGCACCGGACTGATTGTGAAAGCCTGGAAATAA
- a CDS encoding YbbC/YhhH family protein, protein MKEALLIFFCCFILSCSFAHDGEKRTILGLEFSKKELDEALKNTDKKQIFVDKVIKDKSTAIGVAEAMLFSIYGKENIVKQRPYEYYLIDGYWVINGTLPQGWVGGTFLIIINSTDGKVIKLTHGK, encoded by the coding sequence ATGAAAGAAGCTTTACTAATTTTCTTTTGCTGTTTCATCCTTTCTTGCTCCTTTGCACATGATGGAGAGAAAAGAACAATACTTGGATTAGAATTCTCAAAAAAGGAACTTGATGAAGCGCTCAAAAACACCGACAAGAAACAGATATTTGTAGACAAGGTAATTAAAGACAAATCTACAGCAATCGGTGTAGCAGAAGCAATGCTGTTCAGCATCTATGGTAAAGAGAACATAGTGAAACAGCGACCTTATGAATATTACCTAATTGACGGCTATTGGGTAATCAACGGGACTTTGCCACAAGGTTGGGTTGGCGGCACATTCCTAATAATAATAAACTCGACAGACGGAAAAGTCATCAAACTCACACACGGGAAATAA
- a CDS encoding FtsX-like permease family protein: MNVALFIARRYFFSKKKRNIINIISIIAMIGVGVGTMALIVVLSVFNGLEDLIRSLYGKFDPEIKITTVEGKSFETNAQQLERIRKTPGVALLTEVIEDNALLRYNDRQMVVKVKGVSDNFFQQNQIDSAIVDGDYRLKRDGKQFALIGRGVQYQLSIRPENPFSPLQFLYPKAGKKTIINPENAFRQLGIQAGGIFAIERQYDDQYVFVPLTFAEELLSYGNKRTSLEVKTINVEDIDRVKNELQKVLGKEFNVQNSEEQHVSLLRAVKVEKLFVFVTFTFVLLIASINIFFSLSMLVLDKQKDIAILASLGADPATIRRIFLMEGAIVAFSGAVVGLVVGGTICWLQQTYGWVSMGMSTSVVEAYPVLMRPTDFLFTAVAIILITLIVSIRPARRAAALSIRDNL; this comes from the coding sequence ATGAACGTTGCCCTTTTTATCGCCCGGCGGTACTTTTTCTCCAAGAAGAAGCGCAACATCATCAACATCATTTCCATCATTGCCATGATTGGCGTGGGCGTGGGCACCATGGCGCTCATTGTGGTACTCTCCGTGTTTAATGGGTTAGAAGACCTGATTCGCTCGTTATATGGCAAATTTGACCCTGAAATCAAGATCACTACGGTTGAAGGCAAATCCTTTGAGACGAATGCCCAACAGCTGGAGAGAATCAGGAAGACACCTGGGGTAGCGCTGCTTACTGAAGTAATTGAAGACAACGCCCTGCTCCGCTACAACGACCGCCAGATGGTGGTAAAAGTAAAAGGCGTAAGTGACAACTTCTTCCAGCAGAACCAGATTGACTCTGCTATTGTAGACGGTGATTACCGCCTGAAACGGGACGGCAAGCAGTTCGCGTTGATTGGGCGTGGCGTGCAGTACCAGCTTTCCATTAGGCCAGAGAACCCGTTTTCTCCGCTACAATTCCTGTACCCCAAAGCAGGCAAGAAAACCATCATCAACCCAGAAAATGCGTTCCGTCAGTTGGGCATCCAGGCCGGAGGCATCTTCGCCATTGAGCGGCAGTATGATGACCAATATGTGTTTGTGCCCCTAACTTTCGCCGAAGAGCTCCTGAGCTACGGAAACAAGCGCACCTCCCTGGAAGTTAAAACCATAAACGTGGAAGACATTGACCGGGTCAAGAACGAACTGCAGAAAGTATTAGGAAAGGAATTTAACGTACAGAACAGCGAAGAGCAGCACGTAAGCCTTTTAAGGGCCGTGAAAGTAGAGAAGCTCTTCGTCTTTGTCACCTTCACATTTGTGTTGCTGATTGCTTCCATCAATATCTTCTTCTCGCTTTCTATGCTGGTGCTGGACAAGCAAAAAGACATTGCCATTCTTGCCTCATTGGGCGCGGACCCAGCCACAATCAGGCGTATTTTCTTAATGGAAGGAGCCATTGTGGCTTTCTCCGGGGCTGTGGTGGGCTTAGTAGTAGGGGGTACCATTTGCTGGCTGCAGCAAACCTATGGTTGGGTATCTATGGGCATGAGCACCTCGGTGGTAGAAGCGTATCCGGTTTTAATGCGCCCCACAGACTTCCTGTTTACGGCCGTGGCTATCATCCTCATCACGCTTATTGTCTCTATCAGGCCAGCCCGGCGGGCAGCGGCACTATCTATCAGAGACAACCTGTAG
- a CDS encoding GNAT family N-acetyltransferase, whose protein sequence is MIDLVRTDSDNQDFVELVSLLDADLHVRDGDDHSFFAQFNKIIGIRHVVVAYHDRFPVGCGAIKAYTQETAEVKRMFVLPEYRGQGIAGRILQELENWAAELEYKDLILETGKAQPEAIRLYTKSDFKVIPNFGQYENIESSVCMKKAVSLGKVAK, encoded by the coding sequence ATGATAGATTTAGTCAGGACAGATTCAGACAACCAAGACTTTGTAGAACTTGTTTCTCTCTTAGACGCTGATCTGCACGTGAGAGATGGAGATGATCACTCTTTCTTCGCTCAGTTTAACAAAATAATCGGCATCAGACACGTGGTAGTAGCCTATCATGACCGGTTTCCAGTAGGGTGCGGCGCCATCAAGGCTTACACGCAAGAAACCGCTGAAGTAAAAAGAATGTTTGTACTGCCTGAGTACCGGGGGCAAGGCATAGCCGGGAGAATTCTTCAGGAACTGGAAAACTGGGCCGCTGAACTGGAATACAAAGACCTAATTCTGGAAACAGGCAAGGCACAGCCTGAGGCCATCAGGCTTTACACCAAAAGTGATTTCAAGGTGATCCCTAATTTTGGGCAGTACGAAAACATTGAGAGCAGCGTTTGCATGAAAAAAGCCGTCTCTTTGGGCAAAGTAGCTAAATAA
- a CDS encoding DUF2939 domain-containing protein: MKKVLLLLLAVAVCAGGYWFYNRATTGPEASLVEIRAALEAKDMEKLQKYVDFKHTSNSLVEQSQDMAVGLLPQELQGAANLLRTGLKAKKQLTSAVRSQLIQSVETVSGQKVPEVADVVKLLPVGKLINTKLLPKLEFEGVDHIDRQDSISLVGLKVRPVNSEQSMVLELRMIQKEDYWQVVGVENFGEVLPKLISIGKKNKDQVAQE; encoded by the coding sequence ATGAAAAAAGTACTTCTTCTTTTGTTAGCAGTGGCTGTTTGCGCCGGTGGTTATTGGTTTTATAACAGGGCAACCACAGGCCCTGAAGCATCTCTTGTTGAGATACGTGCAGCCCTGGAGGCCAAAGACATGGAGAAGCTGCAAAAGTATGTAGACTTCAAGCACACCTCTAACAGCCTGGTAGAGCAAAGCCAGGACATGGCTGTTGGCTTATTGCCGCAGGAACTGCAAGGAGCCGCCAATTTGCTTAGAACGGGCTTAAAAGCAAAGAAGCAGTTAACCTCTGCTGTGCGTAGCCAATTGATTCAAAGTGTAGAGACTGTTTCTGGCCAGAAAGTACCTGAAGTAGCCGACGTGGTAAAACTGCTTCCTGTTGGAAAACTGATCAACACCAAGCTGTTGCCCAAGCTCGAGTTTGAGGGTGTAGACCACATAGACCGCCAAGATTCCATCTCTCTGGTTGGCCTGAAAGTACGCCCAGTGAACAGTGAGCAGTCTATGGTTCTGGAACTGCGGATGATTCAGAAAGAAGATTACTGGCAGGTTGTGGGCGTAGAGAACTTCGGGGAAGTATTGCCTAAGCTGATCTCTATTGGCAAGAAGAACAAAGACCAGGTTGCGCAGGAATAG
- a CDS encoding DUF2255 family protein: MNTHQLPQDFIKYLGTQTLAGIKGGKDRDTFLDIWMVEVAGRVFARSWGKSNRSWFTAFLEQGVGELKYDDNVIAVTGKPLKDSQMNLLIDKAYQEKYTQEHNLIYVKGITQPEYHEYTMEFFLRD, translated from the coding sequence GTGAACACCCATCAACTCCCTCAAGACTTCATCAAATACTTAGGAACGCAAACCTTGGCAGGCATAAAGGGTGGAAAAGACCGAGACACATTCTTAGATATTTGGATGGTAGAGGTAGCCGGAAGAGTATTTGCCAGAAGCTGGGGAAAAAGCAACAGAAGCTGGTTCACAGCTTTCCTTGAACAAGGAGTAGGTGAGCTAAAGTACGACGATAACGTCATAGCAGTGACTGGCAAACCATTAAAGGACTCTCAGATGAATTTATTGATAGACAAAGCGTACCAAGAGAAGTATACCCAGGAACATAATCTCATTTATGTGAAAGGAATTACCCAACCAGAATACCATGAGTATACCATGGAGTTTTTTTTGAGAGACTAA
- the crtD gene encoding 1-hydroxycarotenoid 3,4-desaturase CrtD, producing the protein MAKAVVIGSGIGGIAAAIRLAVKGYAVTVLEANASYGGKMTQFTLPGGYRFDAGPSLFTLPQLVDDLFSLAGRNPQDYFRYQRLPIVTQYFWPDGTRLTAHASADAFAKEVETKLGIPQDQLHRHLRKVSRLYHATANTFLHKSLHKLDTYLSADVLKTLPALPELGLTTTMHAANARAFSDPRLVQLLDRYATYNGSDPYQAPGTLNLIPHLEFNIGAFYPEGGIYAIAQSLVKLGEELGVTFRYNEPVQEILTQGDKATGVKTAQNTYLAEVVVSNMDVVPTYRKLLPKQPAPERTLRQPRSSSALIYYWGIRRTFPELDLHNIFFSQDYKQEFEHIFQKGTVAEDPTVYVNITSKYSPEDAPLGHENWFVMVNVPHNAGQDWDRFIQQTRQSVLRKVSQALGVDVEALITTEKVWDPRGIEADTSSFAGALYGSSSNNRMAAFLRHPNFTGKLKGLYFVGGSVHPGGGIPLCLLSAKIASDLVPEVSSAVSA; encoded by the coding sequence ATGGCAAAAGCAGTAGTGATAGGTTCTGGTATTGGCGGCATTGCGGCGGCCATTAGGCTGGCTGTTAAAGGCTATGCGGTCACCGTGTTGGAAGCGAATGCTTCTTATGGTGGCAAAATGACGCAGTTCACCTTGCCCGGCGGCTACCGCTTTGATGCCGGTCCGTCTCTGTTCACTCTGCCTCAATTAGTAGACGATCTTTTCTCCTTGGCCGGCCGGAACCCGCAAGACTACTTCCGGTACCAGCGCCTGCCCATTGTCACGCAGTACTTCTGGCCAGACGGCACCCGCCTTACTGCCCACGCTTCCGCCGATGCCTTTGCCAAGGAAGTGGAAACCAAACTAGGCATTCCGCAGGACCAGTTGCACCGGCACCTCCGGAAAGTCTCAAGGCTGTACCATGCCACTGCTAATACGTTTCTACACAAGTCGCTGCATAAGCTGGATACCTACTTGAGTGCAGATGTACTGAAAACACTCCCGGCTTTGCCTGAGTTGGGCTTAACCACCACCATGCACGCCGCCAACGCCCGTGCCTTCTCAGACCCGCGCCTGGTACAGTTGCTGGACCGTTACGCCACCTACAACGGCTCTGACCCTTACCAAGCGCCCGGCACCTTAAATCTGATTCCGCATTTGGAGTTCAACATTGGGGCGTTTTACCCCGAGGGCGGCATTTATGCCATTGCTCAAAGTCTAGTGAAGCTAGGAGAGGAGTTGGGTGTAACGTTCAGGTACAATGAGCCGGTGCAGGAGATCCTCACCCAAGGAGACAAGGCCACCGGAGTAAAGACCGCACAAAACACCTATCTGGCTGAAGTAGTAGTGAGCAACATGGACGTAGTACCCACCTACCGAAAACTGCTGCCCAAGCAACCCGCCCCCGAAAGAACCCTGCGCCAACCCCGCAGCAGTTCGGCGTTGATTTACTATTGGGGTATCAGGCGCACGTTCCCCGAGCTGGATTTACATAACATCTTCTTCAGCCAAGACTACAAGCAGGAGTTTGAGCACATCTTCCAGAAAGGTACCGTGGCCGAGGACCCAACGGTGTATGTGAACATCACCTCCAAATACTCCCCTGAAGATGCACCTTTGGGTCATGAGAATTGGTTTGTGATGGTAAACGTGCCCCACAACGCCGGGCAAGACTGGGACCGTTTTATCCAGCAAACCCGGCAAAGCGTGCTTAGAAAAGTAAGTCAAGCACTGGGCGTTGACGTAGAAGCGCTGATCACGACTGAGAAGGTCTGGGACCCGCGGGGCATAGAGGCAGATACGTCTTCCTTTGCCGGTGCCTTGTACGGCAGCTCCTCTAATAACCGGATGGCGGCTTTCCTGCGGCACCCCAACTTTACCGGCAAACTGAAAGGCTTATACTTTGTAGGCGGCAGCGTACACCCTGGCGGAGGCATTCCGCTTTGCCTGCTCTCCGCTAAAATAGCCTCTGATCTGGTACCCGAAGTTTCCTCTGCCGTTTCAGCCTAA
- a CDS encoding PLD nuclease N-terminal domain-containing protein, protein MQNNIFLFMGNLGFGELIILLLFAGIPAILWIWSLVDLLTSKFANTIEKLIWLIAVVFIPVLGAILYLIIGRKQKIRTAGV, encoded by the coding sequence ATGCAAAACAACATCTTCCTGTTCATGGGAAATCTCGGATTCGGTGAATTGATAATCCTTCTGCTTTTTGCAGGTATTCCGGCCATTTTATGGATTTGGTCTCTGGTAGATTTACTCACCAGCAAATTCGCAAATACCATAGAAAAACTAATTTGGTTGATAGCGGTTGTCTTCATCCCAGTACTAGGGGCTATTCTCTATTTAATTATCGGGAGAAAACAAAAAATAAGAACTGCAGGGGTTTAG
- a CDS encoding SRPBCC family protein: MKLHLQIPVAQNHRAVLEGFTVDLFQALSPPFPRLKILRFDGSFPGDRVEIELQAGPIKPRWTSLITEREEHNQEAWFVDVGQELPAPLTYWRHKHLITQEGSHSVIHELIEFRTNSRILDLLLYPVMYAQFSLRGPVYRKFFGKVH; this comes from the coding sequence ATGAAACTCCATCTTCAGATACCTGTCGCCCAGAATCACCGGGCTGTTTTAGAAGGTTTTACAGTAGACCTGTTTCAGGCCCTTTCACCCCCATTCCCCCGGTTAAAAATTTTACGATTTGATGGAAGCTTTCCCGGAGACCGCGTGGAAATTGAGTTACAAGCCGGCCCAATCAAGCCACGGTGGACCAGCCTGATCACCGAGCGGGAGGAACATAACCAGGAAGCCTGGTTTGTAGACGTAGGGCAGGAGTTACCGGCCCCGCTTACCTATTGGCGGCACAAACACCTTATCACGCAGGAAGGCTCGCACAGCGTGATTCATGAATTGATTGAGTTCCGCACCAACTCCCGTATCCTGGACCTGCTGCTGTACCCTGTTATGTATGCTCAATTTTCTTTAAGAGGACCAGTGTACCGAAAGTTTTTCGGGAAAGTACACTAG
- a CDS encoding TetR/AcrR family transcriptional regulator — MTFKQTVLQELLTLIRVEGLSHLNEQEIIKRVDISSATFKEFFKGMDDVVTQVVEFDLETRKQEHQRLFAGEPSPLRRLLLVVQLGFETLRMSQPTVLMEIQEKYPKAWALYWSHSNEYSTHLLNDLINQGVLQKELRQDLNIQLVTKIMMEQLSLMVNPAIFPPERFDIAEVFRSVFLYYIRGICADEGMKKADEFFSKLK, encoded by the coding sequence ATGACTTTTAAGCAAACCGTTTTACAGGAATTGCTCACCCTTATCAGAGTAGAGGGCCTTTCTCATTTAAATGAACAGGAAATAATTAAACGGGTTGATATCTCCTCTGCTACGTTTAAGGAATTCTTTAAGGGCATGGATGACGTGGTTACCCAAGTGGTGGAGTTTGACCTGGAGACCCGTAAGCAAGAGCATCAACGCCTTTTTGCTGGTGAACCTAGTCCGTTGCGGCGTTTGCTTTTAGTAGTGCAACTAGGCTTTGAGACCCTTAGAATGTCACAGCCTACTGTCCTGATGGAAATTCAGGAGAAATACCCTAAGGCTTGGGCGCTTTACTGGAGCCATTCCAATGAATATTCCACGCATTTGCTCAATGACCTCATCAACCAGGGGGTACTCCAAAAAGAGCTGCGGCAAGACCTGAACATTCAGCTGGTGACCAAGATCATGATGGAGCAACTTTCCCTGATGGTCAATCCCGCTATTTTTCCGCCGGAAAGATTTGACATAGCTGAGGTATTCCGCAGTGTGTTCCTGTATTACATCAGAGGAATCTGCGCCGATGAGGGGATGAAGAAAGCCGATGAATTTTTTTCTAAGCTGAAATAG
- a CDS encoding ribosome-binding factor A, with product MESKRQQKFARLIQKELAEIFQRDVSHLFQSTYISVSGVAVSPDLGVAKVHLSLLLNPNGRDLLKEIKFHTKTIRHELAKRIKNQVRVIPELIFYLDDTAEYAAKMDKILSELDIPAESKEDPSNPFKSDDEDYSEDEDLDEDEEDMDEDEEDTEKR from the coding sequence ATGGAAAGTAAACGCCAACAAAAATTCGCTAGACTGATTCAAAAGGAGCTTGCTGAAATATTTCAGCGTGATGTTTCGCATTTGTTTCAGAGCACCTATATATCTGTAAGTGGAGTAGCCGTATCTCCAGACTTAGGCGTGGCCAAAGTACACTTAAGTCTGCTGCTCAACCCCAACGGGCGTGACTTGCTGAAGGAAATCAAGTTCCACACCAAGACTATTCGGCATGAACTGGCCAAACGCATCAAAAACCAGGTGCGGGTTATCCCTGAGTTGATCTTCTATCTGGATGATACTGCAGAGTATGCCGCCAAGATGGACAAAATCCTTTCAGAACTTGACATCCCGGCAGAATCCAAAGAAGACCCTTCTAATCCTTTCAAGAGCGATGATGAGGATTATTCTGAGGACGAAGACCTTGACGAGGATGAGGAAGACATGGACGAGGACGAAGAAGATACCGAAAAGCGCTAA